Proteins encoded within one genomic window of Humulus lupulus chromosome 1, drHumLupu1.1, whole genome shotgun sequence:
- the LOC133815309 gene encoding uncharacterized protein LOC133815309 — protein sequence MAKARPILILFFFVVTLFFAAHAIQESRSEVLAPPYLEKVTKFSTTEPDDILTYQDSSKEKRKKNGPRRLMIGSTAPTCTYNECRGCRFKCRAEQVPVEGNDPINSAYHYRCVCHR from the exons ATGGCCAAAGCCAGACCTATATTAATACTCTTCTTCTTTGTAGTCACATTGTTTTTTGCTGCACATGCGATACAAg AATCCAGAAGTGAAGTACTAGCACCACCTTATCTTGAAAAGGTCACCAAATTCTCTACCACTGAACCAGATGACATACTTACTTATCAG gatagTAGTAaggaaaaaaggaagaagaatggtCCGAGGAGATTGATGATCGGATCAACAGCGCCAACATGCACATACAATGAGTGTAGAGGATGCAGATTCAAATGCCGAGCTGAGCAAGTGCCCGTCGAGGGAAACGACCCAATCAACAGTGCGTATCACTACAGATGTGTGTGTCATAGGTAA
- the LOC133785835 gene encoding uncharacterized protein LOC133785835 isoform X2, whose amino-acid sequence MSLPGSTDNSRADAMKNIFRDNSVEDVSWLCSLSESELDMIISLKMLVLQRAKVFGQDQIAQKFDLKMLRALGLIMMEYVKEKVKERPPVAGLGESIAFLDSCNLLKCDVENILESEEILYCIAAKSRKRHANRQNEAAENQRKRKHREK is encoded by the exons ATGTCGCTGCCGGGGTCGACAGACAATAGCAGGGCAGATGCGATGAAAAATATTTTCAGGGATAACAGTGTTGAAGACGTCAGTTGGCTTTGTTCTTTATCTGAATCTGAGCTT GATATGATCATTAGCTTGAAAATGCTTGTACTTCAACGTGCAAAAGTGTTTGGACAAGACCAAATAGCTCAAAAATTTGACCTCAAGATGCTTCGAGCTCTTG GGCTAATTATGATGGAATATGTCAAAGAGAAGGTTAAGGAGAGGCCACCGGTTGCAGGTTTGGGAGAATCTATTGCATTCTTGGATTCTTGTAATCTATTAAAATGTGATGTTGAAAATATTTTGGAGAGCGAGGAGATATTATATTGTATAGCTGCTAAATCGAGAAAGAGACATGCAAATAG ACAAAATGAGGCTGCTGAAAATCAGAGGAAACGGAAACACAGAGAAAAATAG
- the LOC133785835 gene encoding uncharacterized protein LOC133785835 isoform X1, translating to MSLPGSTDNSRADAMKNIFRDNSVEDVSWLCSLSESELDMIISLKMLVLQRAKVFGQDQIAQKFDLKMLRALGLIMMEYVKEKVKERPPVAGLGESIAFLDSCNLLKCDVENILESEEILYCIAAKSRKRHANRRQNEAAENQRKRKHREK from the exons ATGTCGCTGCCGGGGTCGACAGACAATAGCAGGGCAGATGCGATGAAAAATATTTTCAGGGATAACAGTGTTGAAGACGTCAGTTGGCTTTGTTCTTTATCTGAATCTGAGCTT GATATGATCATTAGCTTGAAAATGCTTGTACTTCAACGTGCAAAAGTGTTTGGACAAGACCAAATAGCTCAAAAATTTGACCTCAAGATGCTTCGAGCTCTTG GGCTAATTATGATGGAATATGTCAAAGAGAAGGTTAAGGAGAGGCCACCGGTTGCAGGTTTGGGAGAATCTATTGCATTCTTGGATTCTTGTAATCTATTAAAATGTGATGTTGAAAATATTTTGGAGAGCGAGGAGATATTATATTGTATAGCTGCTAAATCGAGAAAGAGACATGCAAATAG AAGACAAAATGAGGCTGCTGAAAATCAGAGGAAACGGAAACACAGAGAAAAATAG